AAGGCATTCTCCATTGATTTGAATTTATGATGTATTTTCGTCGTTGTGCGGTCTTCGTGGCTACTTTTACGTTTACAGTCGCCGCACTGGCCAAGCCGCTGGCGGAGCATGTTTTTATCATCAGCATCGATGGAGGAAAACCCGCCGCGATTGAAGAAAGCCAGATGCCGGTTTTGCAAAAGGCGGTTGCGGAAGGAGCGCATACGTGGGTGGCCAACACAATTTTTCCCAGCAAAACGCTGCCTTCACACACCTCAATGCTCACGGGTGTGGGGCCGGACAAGCATCATATCCTCTGGAATGATTGGGAGCCGAAACAAGGATTGGTGCACGTCACAACGATATTTTCTGAGGCGAAGAAGGCAGGACTTTCAACAGCGATGTTCGTGGGCAAGGAGAAGTTCCGCCATCTGCTTTTGCCCGAAACGGTGGATGAATTTGATTACAACAAGGCGGAATCAGGCGTGGTTATGAAGAGCACCACGGGTGAGTCCAAACTGGAGAAGGAAGGGACAGTCTTCGCGGAAACCGTGGCCAGGGATGCTGCGGCCTATATTGTGA
Above is a genomic segment from Pedosphaera parvula Ellin514 containing:
- a CDS encoding alkaline phosphatase family protein, translating into MMYFRRCAVFVATFTFTVAALAKPLAEHVFIISIDGGKPAAIEESQMPVLQKAVAEGAHTWVANTIFPSKTLPSHTSMLTGVGPDKHHILWNDWEPKQGLVHVTTIFSEAKKAGLSTAMFVGKEKFRHLLLPETVDEFDYNKAESGVVMKSTTGESKLEKEGTVFAETVARDAAAYIVKKKPSLCFIHFSDPDVVGHQYGWESPEQIKSLATVDAALGEIFKAIRKAGIADQSVVIVSADHGGHKRAHGTNMPDDMHIPWIVWGKGVKKGMTIETPVSTCDTAATALWLLDVPRPESLDGKPVTSAFQF